A stretch of Mus musculus strain C57BL/6J chromosome 19, GRCm38.p6 C57BL/6J DNA encodes these proteins:
- the Lrfn4 gene encoding leucine-rich repeat and fibronectin type-III domain-containing protein 4 isoform X1: MAPPLLLLLLASGAAACPLPCVCQNLSESLSTLCAHRGLLFVPPNVDRRTVELRLADNFIQALGPPDFRNMTGLVDLTLSRNAITRIGARSFGDLESLRSLHLDGNRLVELGSSSLRGPVNLQHLILSGNQLGRIAPGAFDDFLDSLEDLDVSYNNLRQVPWAGIGSMPALHTLNLDHNLIDALPPGVFAQLSQLSRLDLTSNRLATLAPDPLFSRGRDAEASPSPLVLSFSGNPLHCNCELLWLRRLARPDDLETCASPPTLAGRYFWAVPEGEFSCEPPLIARHTQRLWVLEGQRATLRCRALGDPVPTMHWVGPDDRLVGNSSRAWAFPNGTLEIGVTGAGDAGAYTCIATNPAGEATARVELRVLALPHGGNTSAEGGRPGPSDIAASARTAAEGEGTLESEPAVQVTEVTATSGLVSWGLGRPADPVWMFQIQYNSSEDETLIYRIVPASSHHFLLKHLVPGADYDLCLLALSPAAGPSDLTATRLLGCAHFSTLPATPLCHALQAHVLGGTLTVAVGGVLVAALLVFTVALLVRGRGAGNGRLPLKLSHVQSQTNGGTSPMPKSHPPRSPPPRPQRSCSLDLGDTGGCYGYARRLGGAWARRSHSVHGGLLGAGCRGVGGSAERLEESVV, translated from the exons ATGGCCCCGCCGCTCCTATTGCTGCTGCTGGCCAGTGGAGCCGCTGCTTGCCCGCTACCCTGTGTGTGCCAGAACCTGTCGGAGTCACTCAGCACCCTTTGTGCCCACCGAGGCCTGCTGTTTGTGCCACCCAACGTGGACAGGCGCACAGTTGAACTGCGCCTGGCCGACAACTTCATCCAGGCCCTGGGACCACCTGACTTCCGCAACATGACAGGGCTGGTGGACCTAACATTGTCTCGAAATGCCATCACCCGCATTGGGGCTCGCTCCTTTGGGGACCTGGAGAGCCTGCGCTCCTTGCACCTGGATGGCAACAGGCTGGTGGAGCTGGGCAGCAGCAGCCTACGGGGGCCTGTCAACCTCCAGCATCTCATTCTCAGTGGCAATCAACTGGGCCGCATCGCCCCCGGGGCCTTCGACGACTTCCTTGACAGTCTCGAGGACCTGGATGTGTCCTATAACAACCTCCGGCAGGTTCCCTGGGCTGGCATAGGCTCCATGCCTGCCCTGCATACCCTGAACCTGGACCATAACCTCATCGATGCACTACCCCCAGGTGTCTTTGCTCAGCTCAGCCAGCTCTCCCGCCTTGACCTCACCTCCAACCGCCTGGCCACCCTGGCACCTGATCCACTCTTCTCCCGAGGCCGGGATGCTGAGGCCTCACCTTCTCCCCTGGTGCTGAGTTTCAGCGGGAACCCACTGCACTGCAACTGTGAGCTGCTGTGGCTGCGGCGGCTGGCCCGGCCCGATGACCTGGAAACCTGCGCTTCTCCACCAACCCTGGCAGGCCGCTACTTCTGGGCAGTGCCTGAGGGAGAGTTCTCCTGTGAGCCTCCGCTGATTGCCCGGCACACACAGCGCCTGTGGGTGCTAGAGGGCCAGCGGGCCACCCTACGGTGCAGGGCCCTTGGTGACCCTGTACCTACCATGCACTGGGTTGGCCCTGATGACAGGCTGGTTGGCAACTCTTCTCGAGCCTGGGCTTTCCCCAATGGGACCCTAGAGATTGGGGTGACGGGCGCTGGAGATGCAGGAGCCTATACCTGCATTGCCACCAACCCTGCTGGTGAGGCCACAGCCCGAGTGGAGCTCCGGGTACTGGCCTTGCCCCATGGTGGGAACACCAGTGCTGAGGGGGGCCGTCCTGGGCCTTCGGACATTGCTGCTTCTGCTAGAACTGCTGCCGAAGGCGAGGGAACTTTAGAATCTGAACCAGCAGTGCAAGTGACGGAGGTGACTGCCACCTCTGGCCTGGTGAGCTGGGGCCTGGGGCGGCCAGCTGACCCAGTGTGGATGTTCCAAATCCAGTACAACAGCAGCGAGGATGAGACCCTCATCTACCG GATTGTACCAGCCTCCAGCCACCACTTCCTGCTGAAGCACCTGGTTCCCGGTGCTGACTACGACCTCTGCCTGCTGGCCCTGTCACCTGCTGCTGGGCCCTCCGACCTCACGGCCACTAGACTGCTGGGCTGTGCCCACTTCTCTACGCTACCAGCCACCCCCCTGTGCCATGCCCTACAGGCCCATGTGCTGGGCGGGACCCTGACTGTGGCAGTGGGGGGCGTCCTAGTGGCTGCCTTACTGGTCTTCACTGTGGCCTTGCTGGTTCGGGGCCGGGGAGCTGGGAATGGCCGCCTCCCACTCAAACTCAGCCATGTCCAATCCCAGACCAATGGTGGCACCAGCCCCATGCCCAAGAGCCACCCACCACGGAGCCCTCCACCCCGTCCTCAGCGCAGCTGCTCCCTGGACCTAGGAGACACCGGAGGATGCTACGGGTATGCCAGGCGCCTGGGAGGAGCCTGGGCCCGGCGGAGCCACTCTGTACATGGGGGGCTGCTGGGAGCTGGgtgtcggggggtggggggcagtgcgGAGCGGCTGGAGGAGAGTGTGGTGTGA